A region from the Colwellia sp. PAMC 21821 genome encodes:
- a CDS encoding cupin domain-containing protein, giving the protein MSQSENFTLGNEAEIEDIGGGLKRQMLGYNHEVMAVKIWFEKGAIGYNHAHRHSQVTYVVEGEFHFNIDGVTKILKPGDSCFMAPHADHGATCPTGGILIDTFSPAREDFVEEGAFDHIHNKESSA; this is encoded by the coding sequence CAGAAATTGAAGATATCGGCGGTGGATTGAAGCGTCAAATGCTAGGTTACAACCATGAGGTTATGGCGGTTAAAATTTGGTTTGAAAAAGGTGCTATTGGTTACAACCACGCACACAGACATTCGCAAGTTACTTATGTGGTTGAAGGGGAATTTCACTTTAACATTGATGGCGTAACCAAAATATTAAAACCAGGCGATAGCTGTTTTATGGCGCCACATGCAGACCACGGTGCTACATGTCCAACCGGCGGTATTTTAATCGATACTTTTAGCCCTGCTCGCGAAGACTTTGTCGAAGAAGGTGCTTTTGATCATATTCATAATAAGGAAAGTAGCGCATGA
- a CDS encoding MFS transporter, which produces MKIRNLRWWVIALIALATVINYIDRSALAVLWPDIVEDLFPDESAFERKQIYANISMVFILSYAFGQAIFGKIFDWVGTRVGFVLSIGVWSLATAAHAFAQGVLSFSIFRAILGVAEAGNWPGAAKSNADWFPTKERALAQGIFNSGAAIGGIIAIPLVAYMTVYFSWQMVFVVIGLVGLLWLIPWIILVKAPPKSHPWITDEERAYILTGQRDTDTTALKEEVEEFNPTTRELLSRKESWGVIIASAAIDPIWWLFVFWIPIYLNEVYGMDVKSIGIYGWVPYVGAMLGAWFGGLLAQNRIKAGWNVDKTRKLTITLGCLIMLPALLAMASPGGPTTAVMIMAVILFGFQTVISNLQTLPSDLYGKKSVGTLSGFSGMAAKLGALGLTALVPFLTADGNYTPAFVIGASLAVIAMAAVWILIPKIEPLKAK; this is translated from the coding sequence ATGAAAATTAGAAATCTTCGTTGGTGGGTTATTGCTTTAATAGCGCTAGCTACCGTTATTAATTATATTGATCGTTCTGCGCTTGCCGTCCTCTGGCCTGACATTGTAGAAGACTTATTCCCAGATGAATCGGCTTTTGAACGTAAGCAAATATATGCCAATATCTCCATGGTGTTCATATTATCTTATGCCTTTGGTCAGGCTATATTTGGCAAAATATTTGACTGGGTAGGGACTCGTGTAGGTTTTGTGCTATCTATTGGTGTTTGGTCACTGGCAACAGCTGCTCACGCATTTGCTCAAGGAGTGCTTAGTTTTAGTATCTTCCGCGCAATTTTAGGTGTGGCAGAGGCAGGGAACTGGCCTGGAGCCGCTAAAAGTAATGCTGATTGGTTTCCAACCAAAGAGCGTGCTTTAGCCCAAGGTATCTTTAACTCAGGCGCTGCTATCGGCGGTATTATTGCCATTCCGTTAGTGGCTTACATGACGGTGTATTTTAGCTGGCAAATGGTCTTTGTCGTTATAGGTTTAGTTGGATTATTGTGGCTTATACCTTGGATAATATTGGTGAAAGCTCCACCAAAGTCTCATCCTTGGATTACTGACGAAGAGCGTGCTTATATTTTAACAGGCCAACGAGATACAGACACTACAGCGCTTAAAGAGGAAGTAGAAGAGTTTAATCCTACAACGCGTGAGTTACTTTCTCGTAAAGAAAGCTGGGGCGTTATTATTGCTTCTGCGGCGATTGACCCTATTTGGTGGTTATTTGTATTCTGGATCCCGATCTATCTGAACGAAGTCTACGGCATGGACGTTAAATCTATTGGTATCTATGGTTGGGTACCTTATGTTGGGGCCATGTTAGGTGCTTGGTTTGGTGGTCTACTCGCACAAAATCGTATAAAAGCAGGCTGGAATGTAGATAAAACACGTAAATTAACCATTACCTTAGGTTGTTTGATTATGCTACCCGCGTTATTAGCGATGGCAAGTCCAGGTGGACCGACTACAGCGGTAATGATTATGGCGGTTATTTTATTTGGTTTCCAAACGGTTATTAGTAACCTGCAAACATTACCTAGTGATCTCTATGGTAAAAAATCTGTTGGTACGCTTTCAGGTTTCTCGGGTATGGCTGCAAAACTTGGTGCCTTAGGTTTAACAGCACTGGTACCATTTTTAACTGCTGACGGTAATTATACTCCAGCGTTCGTTATTGGTGCATCATTAGCGGTTATCGCCATGGCAGCAGTTTGGATTCTTATTCCAAAAATTGAGCCATTAAAAGCTAAGTAA